A genomic region of Dreissena polymorpha isolate Duluth1 chromosome 4, UMN_Dpol_1.0, whole genome shotgun sequence contains the following coding sequences:
- the LOC127879773 gene encoding hemicentin-1-like — translation MGYTVVNCLYSIIWILFLKGYNTSPKLTVDTNYIFDNSSKTLTCSTPSPPDVVIWFKTEKGSNIEQRVIAQEWRNESKSCRVDNNAMECFCSSPQNFSCSINKVNAANDGQSWRCKTFKKNVQTESDLFTFRLILPLTSLTILPRTSVAYPVFNVVSNFVCITSLSRPAARIQWFIDNRNITHLAIHSNNDDVARSDLQYIPNANGYSGENISCVAKYEFKHISKVRTANMSIQVQYPVSNPIVTVNNRSISTGFAIREDRLVHLNCFSTGYPQPSYNWTYPGGRSTGAILKCAFARNNGSVSCKAYNVMRTLDGTNSAEAKEKNIALNINVLYPPVITKLSSNDKNVDINNSTIRLQRGDNINTVCTSDANPPATVFWNGQLSVLSTLTVTSVQHDAVWTCQAKNNMTEFDGVISTSSATRNISAIVLYSPEVQRLQNQTVLLKTSLTVLCNFTNVGNPPASNFSWIRKDNGKVMSTGQTLTIKNIRLTDEGEYQCNASNIMQPITNEVLFGLSQSTVYINVKYGAYVRVFKANQSNQSIVVNQGETVDLVCDGDGDPEPVVRVMNTTRGNERILVEIKGNEAKYHIQQANCEYDIGNYTCSAKNHYNEGRQLLALFVYCSPRTSPFSPPVTTLYRAPNDTVLFTFTIIAYPKPTSQDIVWYKRNADSWRLLSDDTNSVVAISDDSVQTQLKIFHVQLKDYTDYMVNVSNRWGSTVEVFTLKAQTKPEVPKEIQVSRTGQTELIIEWIPGFNGGKSQTFTIRYKALSDGSWMFIPINISHYIWTIDGLKSGTTYQIQMMALNTIGQSDWTQEINITTLFDAVIVDKRSTSSAIWGLIGGAAGVVIIVAVLVVIWRHRTRGLITTKHCPTKRTSFIKYEDLIRGQGNNDASTTDGSYATCRIDPSHPRNANQIITLVELESRDYSISSACNAQRDNTTSAQISGQTDVSMTDPEYVNLQLFPY, via the exons ATGGGTTACACAGTTGTTAACTGTTTATATAGTATAATTTGGATATTGTTTTTGAAAG GGTACAACACATCGCCTAAATTGACTGTGGATACAAACTATATCTTCGACAATAGCAGCAAGACGTTAACATGCTCAACGCCATCCCCGCCGGATGTTGTTATCTGGTTCAAAACAGAGAAAGGATCAAACATAGAGCAAAGGGTCATTGCTCAAGAATGGCGGAACGAGTCAAAATCATGTAGAGTAGACAACAATGCCATGGAGTGTTTCTGCTCTTCACCACAGAATTTTTCATGTTCTATAAATAAGGTGAATGCAGCAAACGACGGTCAAAGCTGGCGATgtaaaacctttaaaaaaaatgtgcaaacTGAAAGCGATCTATTCACCTTCAGATTAATAT TGCCTCTAACTTCCTTGACCATTCTACCACGGACGTCGGTTGCGTACCCTGTTTTCAATGTCGTATCGAACTTCGTATGCATCACTTCATTGAGCCGACCTGCAGCTAGAATTCAGTGGTTCATTGACAACAGAAACATAACACACCTTGCTATACATTCGAATAATGATGATGTAGCAAGGAGTGATTTGCAATATATACCAAACGCAAACGGGTACAGTGGTGAAAATATATCCTGCGTTGCGAAATATGAGTTCAAACACATCAGTAAAGTTCGAACAGCTAACATGAGCATTCAAGTACAGT accCCGTTTCGAACCCAATAGTGACTGTCAACAACCGAAGTATATCAACTGGTTTCGCAATACGAGAGGATAGACTCGTTCATTTGAATTGTTTCTCCACCGGATATCCACAACCTTCTTATAACTGGACTTACCCGGGCGGACGGTCAACCGGTGCTATTCTGAAGTGTGCATTCGCTCGCAATAACGGTAGCGTGTCATGCAAAGCATATAATGTTATGCGCACATTGGATGGTACAAATAGCGCAGAGGCTAAAGAGAAGAATATCGCATTAAACATTAACGTATTGT ATCCACCAGTCATTACGAAGTTATCAAGCAATGACAAGAACGTAGACATAAATAATAGCACAATACGATTACAGAGAGGTGACAACATCAACACAGTCTGTACTAGTGACGCCAATCCCCCGGCTACGGTATTCTGGAATGGACAACTGAGTGTTTTATCTACATTGACCGTCACAAGTGTACAGCATGACGCTGTATGGACTTGCCAAGCTAAAAACAATATGACTGAATTTGATGGAGTAATATCAACGTCTTCTGCAACAAGAAACATTTCCGCGATAGTATTAT ACTCGCCTGAGGTACAACGTCTACAGAACCAAACCGTGCTACTCAAAACTTCTCTCACAGTTTTGTGCAATTTTACCAATGTTGGTAATCCACCAGCCTCCAACTTTTCATGGATAAGGAAGGACAATGGCAAAGTGATGAGTACTGGGCAAACACTTACAATAAAAAACATTAGATTGACAGATGAAGGGGAATACCAGTGTAATGCTTCGAACATTATGCAACCAATAACTAATGAAGTGCTATTCGGATTAAGTCAGTCGACAGTctatataaatgttaaat ACGGAGCATATGTACGGGTATTCAAAGCAAATCAATCAAACCAAAGCATCGTTGTTAACCAGGGTGAGACAGTAGATCTGGTATGTGATGGAGATGGTGACCCCGAGCCTGTGGTTCGTGTAATGAATACTACCCGTGGGAATGAACGTATCTTAGTTGAAATAAAAGGAAACGAAGCTAAATATCACATTCAACAAGCAAACTGTGAATATGATATTGGAAACTACACATGTTCGGCAAAAAATCATTATAACGAAGGGAGACAGTTGCTGGCACTTTTCGTTTACT GCTCGCCTAGAACATCGCCATTTTCTCCCCCGGTTACAACATTGTACAGAGCGCCTAACGACACTGTGTTGTTCACATTCACAATAATTGCCTATCCTAAGCCGACTTCACAAGATATCGTTTGGTACAAGCGGAATGCTGATAGTTGGAGGTTGTTATCCGATGACACCAACTCTGTGGTCGCAATCTCTGATGATAGCGTGCAGACACAGCTGAAAATATTCCATGTGCAACTTAAAGATTATACCGACTACATGGTGAACGTTTCTAACAGATGGGGTTCAACAGTGGAAGTGTTTACTTTAAAAGCGCAAA CAAAACCGGAAGTTCCGAAAGAAATACAAGTAAGCAGAACAGGACAAACGGAACTGATTATCGAATGGATCCCTGGTTTCAATGGCGGAAAAAGTCAAACATTTACTATCAGGTACAAAGCATTATCTGATGGAAGCTGGATGTTTATTCCCATAAACATTTCTCACTATATTTGGACAATCGATGGGTTAAAGTCTGGAACGACATACCAAATTCAAATGATGGCGCTGAACACAATAGGACAGTCGGATTGGACACAAGAAATAAACATAACTACACTGTTTGATGCAG tTATAGTTGATAAGAGATCGACTTCATCTGCTATTTGGGGCTTGATAGGTGGTGCTGCAGGAGTGGTCATTATCGTTGCCGTTCTAGTTGTTATATGGAGACACAGGACACGAG GACTAATCACAACAAAACATTGCCCAACGAAAAGGACCTCGTTCATAAAGTATGAGGATCTTATCCGAGGCCA GGGCAACAACGATGCCTCAACAACCGATGGAAGTTATGCAACCTGTAGAATCG ACCCATCACACCCCCGTAATGCCAATCAGATCATAACACTTGTGGAGCTTGAAAGTCGTGATTACTCGATTTCGTCGGCGTGTAATGCTCAAAGAGACAATACTACATCTGCACAGATATCGGGTCAAACTGATGTTTCAATGACCGATCCGGAATACGTAAATTTACAGTTGTTCCCTTATTGA